From Chryseobacterium joostei, the proteins below share one genomic window:
- a CDS encoding type IA DNA topoisomerase, which produces MKAILAEKPSVAHELARIVGATERKDGYFLGGDFMVTWAYGHLVGLAMPADYGIKGFNRESLPIIPENFMLTCRKVKAGNGYDYDEGSKRQLEIIGEVFEKCDSIIVATDAGREGEVIFRYIYEYLGCHKSFERLWISSLTEKAIISGLNNLKSGADFDGLYYAGRERSQSDWMIGINATQALTISLGDGLYSLGRVQTPTLSLICKRYIDHKSFEVKSYFQIELEHQKEGIIFKSLSVDKWEERTRIESAIRSIERAGTVLVVDVEKKSGSLQAPLLFDLTGLQKEANRKLGFSAEKTLEIAQILYEKKLISYPRTGSKYIPEDVWSEIPNLIVALGASNAFKEKVEKVKWERYNKHIVNDVKVTDHHGILITENIPSILNAQENALYDMIACRLLEAISPACHRETTSVTLEILHYNFAIKAIKITSPGWKLINGNFNEDEEDNVFDLPELHNGDLLQVTAATLLSKKTKPPALYTEAELLSAMENAGNTIADIEERKALKTIGIGTPATRASVIETLFDRDYIRREKKSIIPTEKGLLVYQIVADKKIADVSMTAQWELAFEKIQNNEMSATEFHGELEKLTQEVTKELLTEKIAEAGPQDLYCPKCSSKAYLREKVIKCCSDECGWILFRKVCGIQLTYKIVEALLTKKRTPLIRKMVGHSGKPFDAYIVLSEDGTTSFEFEQKKKRKFR; this is translated from the coding sequence ATGAAAGCAATCTTAGCAGAAAAGCCTTCTGTAGCACATGAACTAGCCCGAATTGTAGGAGCGACTGAAAGAAAAGATGGATATTTTTTGGGGGGTGATTTTATGGTCACATGGGCTTATGGACATCTTGTAGGACTGGCGATGCCTGCGGACTATGGAATAAAGGGATTCAACAGGGAATCCCTTCCTATCATACCAGAAAATTTTATGCTTACCTGTAGAAAAGTAAAGGCTGGTAATGGTTATGATTACGATGAAGGTTCAAAACGGCAATTAGAAATAATTGGCGAAGTTTTCGAAAAGTGCGACAGCATTATTGTTGCTACCGATGCAGGTAGGGAGGGTGAAGTAATTTTCCGATACATATATGAATATTTAGGCTGCCATAAATCATTTGAGAGGCTTTGGATCAGTAGTTTAACAGAGAAAGCAATCATAAGCGGATTAAACAATTTGAAGTCCGGGGCTGATTTTGATGGTCTTTATTATGCGGGACGCGAGCGGTCACAGTCTGACTGGATGATAGGGATCAATGCCACGCAAGCCCTTACGATCAGTTTAGGGGATGGTTTATATTCTTTAGGACGTGTTCAGACACCTACTTTATCGCTTATCTGCAAAAGATATATAGATCATAAATCGTTTGAAGTAAAAAGCTATTTCCAGATTGAGCTGGAACATCAAAAAGAGGGTATTATTTTCAAGAGTTTATCGGTTGATAAATGGGAAGAACGAACTAGAATAGAATCTGCAATAAGATCTATTGAGCGTGCAGGAACTGTACTTGTTGTGGATGTTGAAAAGAAATCCGGTTCCTTGCAGGCACCATTACTTTTTGATTTGACAGGCTTACAAAAAGAGGCCAACAGGAAGCTGGGTTTTTCCGCGGAAAAAACACTGGAAATAGCGCAGATCTTGTATGAGAAGAAATTGATAAGTTACCCCCGTACGGGATCAAAGTACATTCCCGAAGATGTCTGGAGCGAAATTCCAAATCTGATTGTCGCTTTAGGGGCTTCCAACGCTTTTAAAGAAAAGGTTGAAAAAGTTAAATGGGAGAGATATAACAAACATATCGTCAATGATGTAAAAGTGACTGACCATCATGGAATTTTAATAACGGAGAATATACCTAGTATTTTGAACGCGCAGGAAAATGCACTGTATGATATGATCGCCTGCCGACTTCTTGAAGCTATTTCACCAGCCTGCCATAGGGAAACTACTTCGGTAACGTTAGAAATCCTACATTATAATTTTGCAATTAAAGCAATAAAGATTACTTCCCCAGGCTGGAAGCTGATCAATGGAAATTTTAATGAAGACGAGGAGGACAATGTTTTTGACCTGCCGGAACTCCACAATGGCGATCTCTTACAGGTAACCGCTGCGACGCTTCTTTCCAAAAAAACAAAGCCACCTGCATTATATACTGAAGCAGAACTTCTATCAGCAATGGAAAATGCCGGTAATACCATTGCGGATATTGAGGAGAGAAAGGCACTTAAAACCATTGGAATAGGTACACCAGCTACCCGTGCTTCGGTTATTGAAACGCTTTTCGACAGGGATTATATCCGCCGGGAGAAGAAGTCGATCATTCCTACTGAGAAGGGCCTTCTTGTTTATCAGATCGTAGCGGATAAAAAGATAGCAGACGTGTCTATGACAGCGCAATGGGAACTTGCATTTGAAAAGATACAGAATAATGAAATGTCTGCTACGGAATTTCATGGAGAACTTGAAAAGCTGACACAAGAGGTTACCAAGGAGCTCCTGACCGAGAAAATTGCTGAGGCGGGTCCTCAAGATCTATACTGCCCAAAATGTAGTAGTAAAGCCTATTTGCGTGAAAAGGTAATCAAATGCTGTAGTGATGAATGCGGATGGATACTTTTTCGAAAGGTGTGCGGAATACAATTAACATATAAAATTGTAGAAGCTTTGCTTACCAAGAAAAGAACACCATTGATCCGCAAGATGGTCGGTCACAGTGGAAAGCCATTTGATGCCTATATTGTGTTATCGGAGGACGGTACTACTTCTTTTGAATTTGAGCAGAAAAAGAAACGAAAGTTCAGATAA
- a CDS encoding DUF1896 domain-containing protein, giving the protein MKKEQKDFSYYQLKLQEHIEASFPEKLEDTKFIGQRARWAANAYEGAFRSGNGVHKCDEIADYILYEGLHFSKYDSLFDVLTNEFTDLFFDFEYRDFALKILPICAEVFAKYDLADDFAYSNDYDLLYTELTGFIAIWIEKNGIQ; this is encoded by the coding sequence ATGAAAAAAGAGCAAAAGGATTTTTCCTACTACCAATTAAAGCTACAGGAACATATAGAAGCGAGTTTTCCTGAGAAATTAGAGGATACAAAATTTATCGGCCAACGGGCTCGATGGGCGGCCAATGCGTATGAAGGAGCATTCAGGTCTGGCAATGGCGTTCACAAATGTGATGAAATAGCCGACTATATTTTGTATGAAGGTCTACATTTTTCAAAATACGACAGTCTATTTGATGTCCTGACCAATGAGTTTACAGATCTGTTCTTTGACTTTGAATATCGGGACTTTGCATTAAAAATACTTCCTATCTGTGCAGAGGTTTTTGCAAAGTATGATCTAGCCGATGATTTTGCATATTCAAATGATTATGACCTGCTATATACGGAACTGACAGGTTTCATCGCCATATGGATCGAAAAGAATGGCATTCAATAA